Proteins encoded within one genomic window of Hermetia illucens chromosome 2, iHerIll2.2.curated.20191125, whole genome shotgun sequence:
- the LOC119648691 gene encoding uncharacterized protein LOC119648691 isoform X2, with translation MKDKDEEEIPIWICGEPRFISGIANRTTCNDVIRALIEDEVRYIDNTDDAIYVSRDFRDYVITEKWRDIEQALPGDTFILPIWSEWGVAQNEVNFKLKINKMKAEVSRCTNNEDTKVERPYKEKKKSAISKLIQRVIKQGEAIHNQLSNYRLNSSFSHRSSRRYENRRKSQTSTLPRNCHLQPPTYLDSPKTDDNHTDDEILIVLHPNDDDKDSGINIHPGLSKDIRIEPELDSISEIFAAHGLNDTLRFPYPNLNRLAKHEFVSSTPHSTSRRRKSLQFNIIRNEIVETTQGIEDLLQHEKYLTKHLTRKRDKYRAQNELYRTKAGPDVCIDEIQENLATYGKQIVEHELDLYKIKKEIQRKCAVLNNLKRMVIGEDAANYRSLRYGKSDRRVASRRSGLQRKNLEFVDNIFEFCDNNESIIV, from the exons ATGAAGGACAAAGATGAAGAGGAAATTCCAATTTGGATATGCGGTGAACCAAGATTCATATCAGGAATAGCAAATAGAACGACGTGTAATGATGTTATTCGAGCACTTATTGAAGACGAAGTCCGTTATATCGATAATACTGATGACGCGATCTATG TATCGCGTGATTTCCGTGATTACGTGATTACGGAGAAATGGCGTGACATAGAGCAAGCATTGCCTGGCGATACATTCATCTTGCCCATTTGGAGTGAATGGGGTGTAGCACAGAATGAG GTGAActtcaaattgaaaatcaataaaatgaaGGCTGAGGTCTCACGCTGCACCAACAACGAGGATACTAAAGTG GAAAGACCAtacaaagagaagaaaaaaagtgcAATATCGAAGTTAATTCAAAGAGTTATAAAGCAAGGGGAGGCCATTCATAATCAGCTTTCAAATTATAG ATTGAATTCCTCATTCAGTCATCGTTCGTCTAGGCGGTATGAAAACAGGAGGAAATCTCAAACAAGTACATTGCCAAGAAATTGTCATCTTCAACCTCCAACATATTTAGATTCACCTAAAACAGATGATAACCACACGGACGACGAAATTTTGATTGTTTTACATCCAAACGATGACGACAAAGACAGTGGGATTAACATACATCCAGGGCTCTCAAAGGACATACGAATCGAGCCAGAGCTTGACTCTATCTCTGAAATATTCGCGGCTCATGGACTGAATGACACCCTCCGCTTTCCATATCCCAACTTGAACCGATTGGCTAAGCATGAGTTTGTGTCTTCCACTCCACATTCTACTAGTAGACGGCGAAAATCATTACAATTCAACATAATCCGAAATGAAATCGTCGAAACAACGCAAGGAATAGAGGACTTACTGCAGCATGAAAAGTACTTGACGAAACACTTAACCAGAAAGCGCGATAAGTATCGAGCTCAGAATGAACTTTATCGAACAAAAGCGGGGCCAGACGTCTGCATTGACGAAATTCAGGAGAACCTCGCAACTTATGGGAAGCAGATCGTAGAACATGAATTAGATTTATATAAGATCAAAAAGGAGATTCAACGCAAGTGCGCGGTCTTGAATAATCTTAAACGGATGGTAATAGGGGAGGATGCAGCAAATTACCGAAGTTTACGGTATGGTAAAAGTGATCGCCGAGTTGCAAGTAGGAGAAGTGGTTTACAACGTAAAAATCTCGAATTTGttgataatatttttgaattctGCGATAATAATGAAAGCATTATTGTGTAA
- the LOC119648692 gene encoding cytochrome b561-like isoform X1 → MASLNSETNPTMEELNRSPFMNFKVLYITTQMVGITLIIIMGSWIGTHLGGFSWTSNPKTEFNWHPFLMTIGMVFLYGNSILIYRGMRRLRKKKLKLLHASIHMTAFVLVVIALIAVFDSHNLPAVPIPNLYSLHSWLGILAVILFACQWLGGFVSYLLPGMRQVYKEAYMPVHIFFGLFGFVLAVASALLGLSEKAFFSIGNYPELPNAGLMVNFMGVLLMIFGGLVVYLTTEPDYRRQPLPEDAILLTGANE, encoded by the exons ATGGCTTCACTGAACAGTGAAACAAATCC CACAATGGAGGAACTAAATCGCTCGCCGTTCATGAATTTCAAAGTCCTCTACATCACAACCCAAATGGTTGGTATTACTCTGATTATAATTATGGGCAGTTGGATTGGAACTCATCTAGGAGGATTTTCGTGGACTTCAAATCCCAAAACAGAATTCAATTGGCACCCATTCCTAATGACTATCGGAATGGTCTTTCTCTACGGAAATT CAATACTGATATATCGTGGCATGCGCCGGTTGCGAAAGAAGAAACTGAAACTGCTCCATGCATCGATTCACATGACTGCATTTGTATTGGTGGTTATTGCGCTGATTGCAGTTTTCGATTCACACAATTTGCCAGCAGTGCCAATTCCGAACTTGTATTCACTGCACTCATGGCTGGGAATTTTGGCTGTGATACTGTTTGCCTGCCAATGGTTGGGAGGATTTGTTTCGTACCTGCTACCAGGAATGCGTCAAGTCTATAAAGAGGCCTATATGCCAGTTCATATTTTCTTTGGGTTGTTTGGATTCGTGCTGGCCGTGGCCAGTGCATTGCTTGGACTATCGGAGAAAGCTTTCTTTTCTAT TGGCAATTATCCGGAGCTACCAAATGCTGGCCTAATGGTGAATTTCATGGGAGTACTCCTTATGATCTTCGGTGGATTGGTCGTCTATCTAACTACTGAGCCGGACTACAGAAGGCAACCACTGCCTGAAGATGCTATTCTTCTAACGGGTGCTAACGAGTAA
- the LOC119648692 gene encoding cytochrome b561-like isoform X2 has product MEELNRSPFMNFKVLYITTQMVGITLIIIMGSWIGTHLGGFSWTSNPKTEFNWHPFLMTIGMVFLYGNSILIYRGMRRLRKKKLKLLHASIHMTAFVLVVIALIAVFDSHNLPAVPIPNLYSLHSWLGILAVILFACQWLGGFVSYLLPGMRQVYKEAYMPVHIFFGLFGFVLAVASALLGLSEKAFFSIGNYPELPNAGLMVNFMGVLLMIFGGLVVYLTTEPDYRRQPLPEDAILLTGANE; this is encoded by the exons ATGGAGGAACTAAATCGCTCGCCGTTCATGAATTTCAAAGTCCTCTACATCACAACCCAAATGGTTGGTATTACTCTGATTATAATTATGGGCAGTTGGATTGGAACTCATCTAGGAGGATTTTCGTGGACTTCAAATCCCAAAACAGAATTCAATTGGCACCCATTCCTAATGACTATCGGAATGGTCTTTCTCTACGGAAATT CAATACTGATATATCGTGGCATGCGCCGGTTGCGAAAGAAGAAACTGAAACTGCTCCATGCATCGATTCACATGACTGCATTTGTATTGGTGGTTATTGCGCTGATTGCAGTTTTCGATTCACACAATTTGCCAGCAGTGCCAATTCCGAACTTGTATTCACTGCACTCATGGCTGGGAATTTTGGCTGTGATACTGTTTGCCTGCCAATGGTTGGGAGGATTTGTTTCGTACCTGCTACCAGGAATGCGTCAAGTCTATAAAGAGGCCTATATGCCAGTTCATATTTTCTTTGGGTTGTTTGGATTCGTGCTGGCCGTGGCCAGTGCATTGCTTGGACTATCGGAGAAAGCTTTCTTTTCTAT TGGCAATTATCCGGAGCTACCAAATGCTGGCCTAATGGTGAATTTCATGGGAGTACTCCTTATGATCTTCGGTGGATTGGTCGTCTATCTAACTACTGAGCCGGACTACAGAAGGCAACCACTGCCTGAAGATGCTATTCTTCTAACGGGTGCTAACGAGTAA
- the LOC119648691 gene encoding uncharacterized protein LOC119648691 isoform X1 → MAPQNSTLPHENNIAGLSTPTLASASRQSNFRKDGNDDVQRDIKSISNQSINIQMKDKDEEEIPIWICGEPRFISGIANRTTCNDVIRALIEDEVRYIDNTDDAIYVSRDFRDYVITEKWRDIEQALPGDTFILPIWSEWGVAQNEVNFKLKINKMKAEVSRCTNNEDTKVERPYKEKKKSAISKLIQRVIKQGEAIHNQLSNYRLNSSFSHRSSRRYENRRKSQTSTLPRNCHLQPPTYLDSPKTDDNHTDDEILIVLHPNDDDKDSGINIHPGLSKDIRIEPELDSISEIFAAHGLNDTLRFPYPNLNRLAKHEFVSSTPHSTSRRRKSLQFNIIRNEIVETTQGIEDLLQHEKYLTKHLTRKRDKYRAQNELYRTKAGPDVCIDEIQENLATYGKQIVEHELDLYKIKKEIQRKCAVLNNLKRMVIGEDAANYRSLRYGKSDRRVASRRSGLQRKNLEFVDNIFEFCDNNESIIV, encoded by the exons AGCGTCACGACAGTCAAACTTTCGAAAGGATGGTAACGATGACGTGCAGCGCGATATAAAATCGATATCAAACCAGTCCATTAACATTCAG ATGAAGGACAAAGATGAAGAGGAAATTCCAATTTGGATATGCGGTGAACCAAGATTCATATCAGGAATAGCAAATAGAACGACGTGTAATGATGTTATTCGAGCACTTATTGAAGACGAAGTCCGTTATATCGATAATACTGATGACGCGATCTATG TATCGCGTGATTTCCGTGATTACGTGATTACGGAGAAATGGCGTGACATAGAGCAAGCATTGCCTGGCGATACATTCATCTTGCCCATTTGGAGTGAATGGGGTGTAGCACAGAATGAG GTGAActtcaaattgaaaatcaataaaatgaaGGCTGAGGTCTCACGCTGCACCAACAACGAGGATACTAAAGTG GAAAGACCAtacaaagagaagaaaaaaagtgcAATATCGAAGTTAATTCAAAGAGTTATAAAGCAAGGGGAGGCCATTCATAATCAGCTTTCAAATTATAG ATTGAATTCCTCATTCAGTCATCGTTCGTCTAGGCGGTATGAAAACAGGAGGAAATCTCAAACAAGTACATTGCCAAGAAATTGTCATCTTCAACCTCCAACATATTTAGATTCACCTAAAACAGATGATAACCACACGGACGACGAAATTTTGATTGTTTTACATCCAAACGATGACGACAAAGACAGTGGGATTAACATACATCCAGGGCTCTCAAAGGACATACGAATCGAGCCAGAGCTTGACTCTATCTCTGAAATATTCGCGGCTCATGGACTGAATGACACCCTCCGCTTTCCATATCCCAACTTGAACCGATTGGCTAAGCATGAGTTTGTGTCTTCCACTCCACATTCTACTAGTAGACGGCGAAAATCATTACAATTCAACATAATCCGAAATGAAATCGTCGAAACAACGCAAGGAATAGAGGACTTACTGCAGCATGAAAAGTACTTGACGAAACACTTAACCAGAAAGCGCGATAAGTATCGAGCTCAGAATGAACTTTATCGAACAAAAGCGGGGCCAGACGTCTGCATTGACGAAATTCAGGAGAACCTCGCAACTTATGGGAAGCAGATCGTAGAACATGAATTAGATTTATATAAGATCAAAAAGGAGATTCAACGCAAGTGCGCGGTCTTGAATAATCTTAAACGGATGGTAATAGGGGAGGATGCAGCAAATTACCGAAGTTTACGGTATGGTAAAAGTGATCGCCGAGTTGCAAGTAGGAGAAGTGGTTTACAACGTAAAAATCTCGAATTTGttgataatatttttgaattctGCGATAATAATGAAAGCATTATTGTGTAA